One genomic segment of Nocardia spumae includes these proteins:
- a CDS encoding DUF779 domain-containing protein, whose translation MGARVDLTEAAQSLLDDLVRRHGPVMFHQSGGCCDGSAPMCFPRGEFRVGASDVLLGRVGADTPFWMSADQYEYWKHTHLTVDVVRGRGSGFSLEAPEGVRFLIRSRLLTDDEVAEFADERPLTGADQGD comes from the coding sequence ATGGGTGCGCGCGTCGACCTGACCGAAGCCGCGCAGTCGTTACTGGACGACCTGGTCCGCCGGCACGGCCCGGTCATGTTCCATCAGTCCGGCGGTTGCTGTGACGGCAGTGCGCCGATGTGCTTCCCGCGCGGGGAATTCCGCGTCGGGGCCTCGGATGTGCTGCTCGGCCGGGTCGGCGCCGATACCCCGTTCTGGATGAGCGCCGACCAGTACGAGTACTGGAAACACACCCACCTGACCGTCGACGTGGTCCGCGGCCGCGGCAGCGGATTCTCGCTCGAGGCGCCGGAGGGGGTGCGATTCCTCATCCGGTCCCGCCTGCTCACCGACGACGAGGTCGCCGAATTCGCCGACGAGCGACCGCTCACCGGCGCCGACCAGGGGGACTGA
- a CDS encoding nitroreductase family deazaflavin-dependent oxidoreductase, which yields MAQRRRFPAFANPLPALGRSIARRPWVMRAGPLVVLLERLVRLLTRGRHGVLDLAGLPSMELTVLGRRSGVPRTVSLLYVPDGPQRYLLVGSNWGRPEHPSWSANLAAASDAEVHSGGQRVKVRVCRLTGAEREAAWARAVDYWPGYTMEQRLAGPRQFRLFELTAI from the coding sequence ATGGCACAGCGCAGACGGTTCCCGGCATTCGCCAATCCGCTTCCGGCACTGGGCCGGTCGATCGCGCGCCGGCCGTGGGTGATGCGCGCCGGTCCGCTGGTGGTCCTGCTGGAGCGGCTGGTGCGACTGCTGACCCGCGGCCGCCACGGCGTCCTGGATCTGGCCGGTCTGCCGTCGATGGAACTGACGGTGCTGGGGCGCCGGTCGGGGGTGCCGCGGACGGTGTCGCTGCTGTACGTGCCCGACGGTCCGCAGCGCTATCTGCTGGTCGGCTCCAATTGGGGCCGGCCCGAACATCCGTCGTGGTCGGCCAATCTCGCCGCGGCCTCCGACGCGGAGGTCCACAGCGGTGGTCAGCGGGTCAAGGTCCGGGTGTGCCGGCTGACCGGGGCCGAGCGCGAGGCCGCCTGGGCGCGCGCGGTCGACTACTGGCCCGGGTACACCATGGAGCAGCGGCTGGCCGGGCCGCGCCAATTCCGGCTCTTCGAATTGACCGCGATCTGA
- a CDS encoding 3-oxoacyl-ACP synthase III family protein — MIRRPFRSDERGNNSSGTDDSRRLSRIYRYVGTVIRIGTEVQVKISGAGASVPPVVMTNVRLLSMFPGPRRMPWTAPELEEKTGIRERRFSFDYDDATGRPVFPEGYGEPPGPAGLLAEQALREALAAADIDADALDALIVGGSTPDRLHFGDDAQHLHHRLGMRPDAIILQTNIGCAGAIFCLQWAKEMILSGARKRVAVVMVQVVSSLLNPATYGGSIEYAGKDTEAFLSALLFGDGAGAIVLEATDDDSDSAMIAVSTTNEHFEIAVQPGGGNLRPAGLPTTSLADLAVHIIGKRVADAYVPVMKKSIDAVLTDAELEAADLARLYPHQANRRLIEPLREALGLPEERTAINVDRYGNTSGASVLILLAEDLRHGVVSLGSGAPVVLAAVGANLQYGAHLIRL, encoded by the coding sequence TTGATCCGGCGCCCGTTCCGTTCCGATGAACGCGGAAACAACTCTTCCGGCACTGACGATAGCCGGCGCCTATCAAGAATATATCGATATGTCGGAACAGTTATCAGGATCGGAACAGAAGTGCAAGTGAAAATTTCCGGTGCGGGCGCATCGGTTCCACCGGTGGTCATGACCAACGTTCGATTATTGAGCATGTTTCCCGGACCGCGCAGGATGCCGTGGACCGCGCCCGAACTCGAAGAAAAGACAGGTATCCGCGAGCGGCGGTTCAGTTTCGATTACGACGATGCGACCGGTCGCCCGGTGTTTCCGGAGGGCTACGGGGAACCACCTGGTCCGGCCGGTTTGCTCGCCGAACAGGCACTGCGAGAAGCGCTTGCGGCCGCCGATATCGACGCGGACGCTCTCGACGCATTGATCGTCGGCGGCAGCACTCCGGATCGACTACATTTCGGAGACGACGCACAGCACCTTCATCACCGGCTCGGTATGCGCCCGGATGCGATCATTCTGCAAACCAACATCGGCTGCGCCGGCGCCATTTTCTGCCTGCAATGGGCCAAGGAGATGATCCTCAGCGGTGCTCGCAAGCGCGTCGCGGTGGTGATGGTTCAAGTCGTATCATCATTGCTCAATCCGGCGACCTACGGCGGAAGTATCGAATACGCCGGCAAGGACACGGAGGCCTTTCTGAGCGCACTGCTGTTCGGCGACGGTGCCGGCGCCATTGTTCTCGAGGCCACCGACGACGACAGCGACTCAGCGATGATCGCCGTATCGACCACCAATGAACATTTCGAGATCGCGGTGCAACCCGGTGGTGGAAATCTTCGTCCGGCCGGACTTCCGACGACCTCCCTCGCGGACCTCGCGGTGCACATCATCGGCAAACGGGTAGCCGACGCGTACGTGCCGGTGATGAAGAAGTCGATCGACGCGGTGCTCACGGACGCGGAACTGGAAGCCGCCGATCTCGCGCGGCTGTATCCACATCAGGCCAACCGACGGCTCATCGAGCCGCTGCGCGAGGCCCTGGGCCTGCCGGAGGAGCGGACCGCGATCAATGTCGATCGCTACGGCAACACCTCCGGCGCCAGCGTGCTGATCCTGCTCGCCGAAGACCTCCGCCACGGTGTCGTCTCGTTGGGTTCCGGTGCGCCGGTCGTCCTCGCGGCGGTCGGGGCGAATCTGCAGTACGGCGCACACCTGATCCGGCTCTGA
- the msrA gene encoding peptide-methionine (S)-S-oxide reductase MsrA has translation MTDTRKAILAGGCFWGVQELIRRQPGVISTRVGYTGGSNDHPTYRNHPGHAEAVEIVYDPAATDYRALLEFFFQIHDPSTKDRQGNDVGSSYRSAIFYLDDEQKAIALDTIADVDASGLWPGKVVTEVTPATDFWDAEPEHQDYLQRFPDGYTCHFPRPGWKLPKRTAGSH, from the coding sequence GTGACCGACACACGCAAGGCGATTCTGGCAGGCGGATGTTTCTGGGGCGTGCAGGAGCTGATTCGCCGCCAGCCGGGTGTGATTTCCACTCGCGTCGGATACACCGGCGGCAGCAACGATCACCCCACCTATCGCAATCATCCCGGCCATGCGGAGGCCGTGGAGATCGTCTACGACCCGGCGGCCACCGACTACCGGGCGCTGCTGGAATTCTTCTTCCAGATCCACGATCCCTCGACGAAGGATCGTCAGGGCAACGATGTCGGGTCGAGTTATCGATCTGCCATCTTCTACCTCGATGATGAGCAGAAGGCGATCGCGCTGGACACCATCGCCGATGTGGACGCCTCCGGACTGTGGCCCGGCAAGGTCGTCACCGAGGTGACCCCGGCCACCGACTTCTGGGATGCCGAGCCCGAGCACCAGGATTACCTGCAGCGCTTCCCGGACGGCTACACTTGTCATTTCCCCAGGCCCGGATGGAAGCTGCCCAAGCGCACCGCCGGCTCGCACTGA
- a CDS encoding cytochrome P450 gives MTTTLPGASQLFASAHLDDPYPLYDRLRRDAPVYRVPGTDFHLVSSWELVAEAAGRTGDFSSHLTAVLLQHPGAAPTGFEMDGGGRVTHVLATADDPVHRGHRKLVSSVLAGRLRALGPTVGDLVDRLWSAHARDGRIDWAADMADRLPLALIATLIGLPGEDVPRLLGWAYDSTEMLGGVVAADRLPQLVNSAAALTGYLYERFQRAVRIAAPDGPPRDLLDALARACRRGQLSDEVAVLMLAQLVGAGGESTAGLIAAAGRILATHRDIQDLLRERPQLIPAFLDEVLRIESPFRGHYRHVVADTRLGAVELPAGSHLLLLWGAANRDPSIFSEPDTVDLHRPNGKSHLAFGRGVHFCVGSALARLEARTAITALLERSTDIGLDAEPRWVPSVFVRRHRTLPLRLR, from the coding sequence ATGACCACGACACTGCCGGGCGCATCGCAGCTGTTCGCCTCCGCGCACCTCGACGATCCGTACCCGCTCTACGACCGCCTGCGGCGCGACGCCCCGGTATACCGGGTGCCGGGCACCGACTTCCATCTGGTGTCGTCGTGGGAGCTGGTCGCCGAGGCGGCCGGCCGTACCGGCGACTTCTCCTCACATCTGACCGCGGTGCTGTTGCAACATCCGGGCGCGGCACCCACCGGATTCGAGATGGACGGCGGCGGCCGGGTGACGCATGTCCTGGCCACCGCGGACGATCCCGTCCACCGCGGGCACCGCAAACTCGTGTCGAGCGTGCTCGCCGGTCGTCTTCGCGCGCTCGGTCCCACGGTCGGCGATCTGGTGGACCGATTGTGGTCGGCTCACGCCCGCGACGGCCGCATCGACTGGGCCGCCGATATGGCCGATCGCCTGCCGCTGGCATTGATCGCCACCCTGATCGGACTGCCGGGCGAGGATGTGCCGCGACTGCTCGGCTGGGCCTACGACAGCACCGAGATGCTCGGTGGTGTGGTGGCGGCGGATCGTCTGCCGCAGTTGGTGAATTCGGCCGCGGCGCTGACCGGATATCTGTACGAGCGGTTCCAGCGGGCGGTGCGGATCGCGGCGCCGGACGGCCCGCCCCGGGATCTGCTCGACGCCCTCGCCCGGGCCTGCCGCCGCGGTCAGCTGAGCGACGAGGTGGCGGTGCTGATGCTGGCGCAACTGGTCGGAGCGGGTGGTGAATCCACCGCGGGACTGATCGCCGCCGCGGGCCGAATTCTGGCCACCCACAGGGATATTCAGGATCTGCTGCGGGAAAGGCCGCAGTTGATTCCCGCCTTCCTGGACGAGGTATTGCGCATCGAGTCGCCGTTTCGCGGGCACTACCGCCATGTCGTCGCCGATACCCGGCTGGGCGCGGTCGAGCTGCCGGCGGGCAGTCATCTGCTGCTGCTCTGGGGCGCGGCCAACCGTGATCCGTCGATCTTCTCCGAGCCGGACACCGTCGACCTGCATCGCCCGAACGGCAAGTCCCACCTCGCATTCGGGCGCGGCGTCCATTTCTGTGTCGGATCGGCACTGGCCAGACTCGAAGCCCGCACGGCGATCACGGCACTGCTCGAACGCAGCACCGACATCGGCCTGGACGCCGAGCCGCGGTGGGTGCCGAGTGTATTCGTGCGCCGCCACCGCACCCTGCCCCTGCGACTGCGTTGA
- the adh gene encoding aldehyde dehydrogenase encodes MIYAKPGAEGSIVDYADRYDNFIGGEWKAPVEGRYFENPSPVDGETFCEVARSSAADVELALDAAHGAADAWGATSAAERANILNKIADRIEANLDQLAVAETWDNGKPVRETLAADLPLAVDHFRYFAGAIRAQEGGVSEIDSDTIAYHFHEPLGVVGQIIPWNFPILMATWKLAPALAAGNAVVLKPAEQTPASIMKVVELIADLLPPGVVNVVNGFGVETGKPLASSSRVAKVAFTGETTTGRLIMQYASENIIPVTLELGGKSPNIFLPDVMAADDEFLDKAVEGFVMFALNQGEVCTCPSRALIHSSIYDEFMARCLERTKAIVSGSPLDSETMIGAQASNDQYEKILSYLDIGRQEGAQVLTGGSPRKVDGLPGGFYVEPTILAGRNDMRVFQEEIFGPVVAVTTFDSTEQALALANDTLYGLGAGVWTRDGNTAYRLGRGIKAGRVWTNCYHAYPAHAAFGGYKKSGIGRENHRMMLDHYQQTKNLLVSYSPNKLGFF; translated from the coding sequence ATGATCTACGCCAAGCCCGGCGCCGAGGGCAGCATCGTCGATTACGCCGACCGCTACGACAACTTCATCGGTGGCGAGTGGAAGGCCCCGGTCGAAGGCCGATACTTCGAGAACCCGTCCCCGGTCGACGGCGAGACGTTCTGTGAGGTGGCGCGATCGTCGGCGGCCGACGTGGAGCTGGCGCTCGATGCCGCGCACGGCGCCGCCGACGCGTGGGGCGCCACCTCGGCCGCCGAACGCGCCAACATCCTGAACAAGATCGCCGATCGGATCGAGGCGAATCTGGATCAGCTCGCGGTCGCCGAGACCTGGGACAACGGCAAGCCCGTGCGCGAAACCCTCGCCGCCGACCTGCCGTTGGCCGTCGATCACTTCCGCTATTTCGCCGGCGCGATCCGCGCGCAGGAGGGCGGGGTCAGCGAAATCGATTCCGACACCATCGCTTACCACTTCCACGAGCCGCTGGGTGTGGTCGGGCAGATCATTCCGTGGAACTTCCCGATCCTGATGGCGACCTGGAAGCTGGCGCCGGCGCTGGCCGCGGGCAATGCCGTGGTGCTCAAGCCCGCCGAGCAGACTCCGGCCTCCATCATGAAGGTGGTCGAGCTGATCGCCGATCTGCTGCCGCCCGGAGTTGTCAACGTGGTCAACGGTTTCGGTGTGGAGACCGGTAAGCCGCTGGCGTCCAGTTCGCGGGTGGCCAAGGTCGCGTTCACCGGCGAGACCACCACCGGCCGGCTGATCATGCAGTACGCCAGCGAGAACATCATCCCGGTCACCTTGGAACTGGGCGGTAAGAGTCCCAACATCTTCCTGCCGGATGTGATGGCCGCCGACGACGAGTTCCTGGACAAGGCCGTCGAGGGCTTCGTGATGTTCGCGCTGAACCAGGGAGAGGTGTGCACCTGCCCGTCGCGCGCGCTGATCCACTCCTCGATCTACGACGAGTTCATGGCGCGTTGTCTCGAGCGCACCAAGGCGATCGTGAGCGGTAGCCCGCTCGACAGCGAGACCATGATCGGCGCCCAGGCCAGTAACGATCAGTACGAGAAGATCCTGTCCTACCTCGACATCGGGCGTCAGGAGGGCGCGCAGGTGCTGACCGGCGGCAGTCCCCGCAAGGTCGACGGCCTGCCAGGCGGTTTCTACGTCGAGCCCACCATCCTGGCCGGCCGCAACGATATGCGGGTGTTCCAGGAGGAGATCTTCGGACCGGTCGTCGCGGTGACCACGTTCGATTCGACCGAGCAGGCGCTCGCGCTCGCCAACGACACCCTGTACGGACTCGGTGCCGGTGTGTGGACCCGGGACGGCAATACCGCCTACCGGCTGGGCCGCGGCATCAAGGCGGGCCGGGTGTGGACCAACTGCTATCACGCCTATCCCGCGCACGCGGCCTTCGGTGGCTACAAGAAGTCCGGTATCGGGCGCGAGAACCATCGCATGATGCTCGATCATTATCAGCAGACGAAGAACCTGCTGGTCAGCTACTCGCCGAATAAACTGGGCTTCTTCTGA
- a CDS encoding nucleoside/nucleotide kinase family protein, whose amino-acid sequence MASTVASLAARIAADADVAYGGHRYLLGVTGPPGAGKSTLAARLARELTASGLPAQIAGMDGFHLTSAELRAAGALTRKGQPDTFDVAGFVARLSALRDTEIPVPWPVYDRVRHDPVPDGVVFAAERIAIVEGNYLLLDRPGWAKVRERLDAVWYLDAGESALQHRLLRRHLRGGKSPERARAMVFDSDLPNARLIAEGREHADLVLAATSGGYLIRAAR is encoded by the coding sequence ATGGCATCGACCGTGGCGTCGCTCGCGGCGCGGATCGCCGCTGACGCCGACGTGGCCTACGGCGGCCACCGGTATCTGCTCGGTGTCACCGGCCCGCCCGGTGCGGGAAAGTCCACGCTGGCCGCGCGGTTGGCGCGGGAACTGACGGCGTCCGGACTGCCGGCGCAGATCGCGGGAATGGACGGATTCCATCTGACCTCGGCGGAGCTGCGGGCGGCCGGTGCTCTCACCCGCAAGGGGCAGCCCGACACCTTCGATGTGGCCGGCTTCGTGGCGCGGCTGTCGGCACTGCGGGACACCGAGATCCCGGTGCCCTGGCCGGTCTACGATCGTGTCCGCCACGATCCGGTACCGGATGGCGTTGTCTTCGCCGCGGAGCGCATCGCGATCGTCGAGGGCAACTATCTGCTACTGGACCGGCCCGGATGGGCGAAAGTGCGAGAGAGGCTGGACGCGGTCTGGTATCTCGATGCCGGGGAATCGGCGCTCCAGCATCGGCTGTTGCGGCGGCATCTGCGTGGCGGGAAGTCGCCGGAACGGGCGCGCGCCATGGTGTTCGACAGCGATCTGCCGAACGCCCGGCTCATCGCCGAGGGTCGTGAACACGCCGATCTGGTACTGGCGGCCACGTCCGGCGGCTATCTCATCCGGGCAGCTCGCTGA
- a CDS encoding helix-turn-helix domain-containing protein encodes MRAGHDSALRQRRAALERQWARWVPETDSAASSSAEDTRAVSGAAPAQPRAEVAQSWLRSRAVVDPATDCAPAVGDDIASSWAESPLRGPVGELSDQLHSITHDAGFVAAVTDEAGTILWSDGGHVMRRRAERVGFTPGGRWDEDHMGTNALSLALHTGRPSSVFSAEHLVEALHSWVCYCAPIRAADGRQLGVLDLSTTWDRSHPLAMSTVLSLAAAVEAKLQGSAGVESGVRLRCLGAAVLSRGGRAIRLRRRQLEILTLLALEPEGFTPERLHLAVYGDRVSGSSTLKADVSHLRRATGGEISNRVYRLTTPVDCDATDLLAALAAGDAATAVRLYGGPLLPGSQTPGIVEWREHLEVGVRTAVLSCPDAALALEYGAKALGDIAVHEHALRLLPAADARRAVAAARLHTALRD; translated from the coding sequence ATGCGAGCAGGACACGACAGCGCTCTGCGACAGCGGCGAGCCGCTCTGGAGCGGCAGTGGGCCCGCTGGGTTCCCGAGACCGACTCCGCTGCCTCCTCGTCCGCCGAGGACACCCGGGCCGTATCCGGCGCCGCGCCGGCCCAGCCCCGTGCCGAGGTCGCCCAGTCCTGGCTGCGGTCGCGCGCCGTCGTCGACCCGGCCACCGACTGTGCCCCGGCCGTCGGTGACGACATCGCCTCGAGCTGGGCGGAGTCGCCACTGCGCGGTCCGGTCGGCGAACTGTCCGACCAGTTGCACAGCATCACCCACGATGCCGGATTCGTCGCCGCCGTCACCGACGAGGCGGGCACCATCCTGTGGTCGGACGGCGGTCACGTGATGCGTCGGCGCGCCGAACGGGTCGGCTTCACTCCGGGCGGGCGTTGGGACGAGGACCACATGGGCACCAACGCGCTGTCGCTGGCCTTGCACACCGGCCGTCCCAGCAGCGTGTTCTCCGCCGAACACCTGGTCGAGGCGCTGCACAGCTGGGTCTGCTACTGCGCGCCGATCCGCGCCGCCGACGGCCGCCAGCTCGGTGTGCTCGATCTGTCCACGACGTGGGATCGCTCGCATCCGTTGGCGATGTCCACGGTGCTGTCGCTGGCGGCCGCGGTGGAGGCGAAACTCCAGGGTTCGGCCGGGGTGGAATCCGGTGTGCGGCTGCGATGTCTGGGCGCGGCCGTCCTCAGCCGGGGCGGGCGGGCGATCCGGCTGCGCCGGCGCCAGCTCGAGATTCTCACCCTGCTGGCGCTCGAACCCGAGGGGTTCACCCCAGAGCGCCTGCACCTGGCCGTCTACGGCGACCGCGTCAGCGGTTCCAGCACACTCAAGGCCGATGTCTCCCACCTGCGCCGCGCGACCGGCGGCGAGATCAGCAACCGGGTGTACCGGCTGACCACACCGGTGGACTGCGATGCCACCGATCTACTCGCCGCGCTGGCGGCCGGTGACGCGGCCACCGCGGTGCGGTTGTACGGGGGACCGCTGCTACCGGGCTCGCAGACGCCGGGCATCGTCGAATGGCGGGAGCATCTCGAGGTGGGCGTGCGCACCGCGGTGCTGTCGTGCCCCGATGCCGCGCTGGCACTCGAGTACGGTGCGAAGGCGTTGGGCGACATCGCGGTTCACGAACACGCGCTGCGCCTGCTGCCCGCGGCCGACGCCCGTCGCGCGGTGGCGGCGGCCCGGCTGCACACCGCGCTGCGCGACTGA
- a CDS encoding PfkB family carbohydrate kinase, whose translation MSTPTPLFTGLTTVDLAYSVDAYPAEDTKTRAREQFLGAGGPAANAAVTCAVLIGQARLLTAVGRHPLTELVREDLLGHGVELIDATPHRTDPPPVSSIVVAIGSGTRTIVSLDGSGMDVDFAAEFAEPVRNSSLVLIDGHHHELALGAARVASDSDIPVVLDAGRWRPEHAALLPLVDIAICSASFAPPDAEDLFGYLHRIGPRRVARTNGPDPIQYSDNGIRGEIAVREIGGGDTLGAGDILHGAFCAYYSRRRDFVDALTRASAVATLSCRHFGTRGWCDAVSELPG comes from the coding sequence ATGAGCACGCCGACACCGCTGTTCACCGGACTCACCACCGTCGACCTCGCCTATTCCGTCGACGCCTATCCGGCAGAGGACACCAAAACCCGTGCACGGGAACAGTTTCTGGGCGCGGGCGGACCGGCCGCCAACGCCGCGGTGACCTGCGCGGTGCTGATCGGGCAGGCGCGGCTGCTCACCGCCGTCGGGCGGCATCCGCTGACCGAGCTCGTCCGCGAGGACCTGCTGGGGCACGGCGTCGAACTGATCGACGCGACGCCGCACCGGACGGATCCACCACCGGTGTCCTCGATCGTCGTCGCGATCGGCAGCGGTACCAGAACCATCGTCTCCCTGGATGGTTCGGGTATGGACGTCGATTTCGCGGCCGAGTTCGCCGAGCCGGTCCGGAACTCGTCGCTGGTGCTGATCGACGGACACCATCACGAGTTGGCGCTCGGTGCCGCGCGGGTGGCATCCGACAGCGACATCCCGGTGGTCCTCGACGCCGGCCGCTGGCGGCCCGAACATGCGGCGCTGCTGCCATTGGTCGATATCGCCATCTGTTCGGCATCGTTCGCACCGCCCGACGCCGAGGACCTGTTCGGATATCTGCACCGGATCGGACCGCGCCGGGTGGCGCGCACGAACGGACCCGACCCGATCCAATACTCCGACAACGGTATTCGTGGCGAGATCGCGGTACGGGAGATCGGCGGCGGGGATACGCTGGGAGCCGGGGACATCCTGCACGGCGCCTTCTGCGCCTACTACTCACGACGCCGCGATTTCGTCGACGCGCTGACCCGTGCGAGTGCGGTCGCCACTCTCTCGTGCCGCCACTTCGGAACCCGGGGTTGGTGCGACGCGGTCAGCGAGCTGCCCGGATGA
- a CDS encoding ATP-binding protein, protein MSVFRNPLDDHVRGAGIRDVAPDGIEPFQSEFLSEATRLTEVRHRLREWLERGGIGSDQIYDVLLAVDEACTNAVEHGYRHGPGIVRLRGAISGSDLYLSIVDRGSWEPAGEPANPLRGRGLMMMRALVTDVDISSGPEGTRVDLRAEIRSAHQDSAACGDGDRGADRW, encoded by the coding sequence ATGAGCGTGTTTCGGAATCCGCTGGACGACCACGTCCGGGGGGCCGGGATACGCGACGTCGCCCCGGACGGGATCGAGCCTTTCCAGTCGGAGTTCCTGTCCGAGGCCACGCGCCTCACCGAGGTGCGCCATCGGCTGCGGGAGTGGCTGGAACGCGGCGGGATCGGCTCGGATCAGATCTACGACGTGTTGCTGGCGGTGGACGAGGCCTGCACCAACGCGGTGGAGCACGGGTATCGCCACGGTCCGGGCATCGTCCGCCTGCGCGGGGCGATCAGTGGATCCGACCTGTACCTGTCGATCGTCGACCGGGGCAGCTGGGAACCCGCCGGTGAACCGGCGAATCCGCTGCGTGGTCGCGGGCTGATGATGATGCGTGCCCTGGTCACCGATGTCGACATCAGCAGCGGCCCGGAGGGCACGCGGGTCGATCTGCGCGCCGAAATACGGTCCGCGCATCAGGATTCGGCCGCGTGCGGCGACGGTGACCGCGGCGCGGATCGGTGGTGA
- a CDS encoding RNA polymerase sigma factor SigF: MSPDDSAGSAPEKQSAHTGSTRAHADGYDDVAPLFTELDALPADDPRRAQLREQVINRCLPLAEHIARKFSGRGENFEDLLQIARVGLVAAVDRFDPSQGAPFLAFAVPTVMGEVRRHFRDHTWALRVPRRIKEIQTSLGPTVEDLSQRLGRMPRAREIAEAMGADLGEVTQALIARNAYQTQSLDVQPTDDDSSSRSILDTLGDEDPTYGSIDNTLTVKPLIDALPERERYVLTMRFFAGMTQEQIARNLNCSQMQVSRILSRTLKQLREKALRD, encoded by the coding sequence ATGTCGCCTGACGACAGCGCGGGCTCCGCGCCGGAAAAGCAGTCGGCGCACACCGGCTCCACCCGGGCCCATGCCGACGGATACGACGATGTCGCGCCCCTGTTCACCGAGCTCGATGCCCTGCCCGCGGACGATCCGCGCCGGGCGCAGCTCCGCGAGCAGGTGATCAATCGCTGCCTGCCGCTGGCCGAACACATCGCCCGCAAATTCAGCGGCCGGGGTGAGAACTTCGAGGATCTGCTGCAGATCGCGCGGGTCGGACTGGTCGCTGCCGTTGACCGCTTCGATCCCTCGCAGGGCGCGCCGTTCCTGGCCTTCGCGGTGCCGACCGTGATGGGTGAGGTGCGCCGCCACTTCCGCGACCACACCTGGGCGCTGCGGGTTCCCCGGCGGATCAAGGAGATCCAGACCTCGCTGGGACCGACGGTGGAGGACCTCTCGCAGCGGTTGGGCCGTATGCCGCGCGCGCGAGAGATCGCCGAGGCCATGGGCGCCGATCTGGGCGAGGTGACCCAGGCGCTGATCGCGCGCAACGCGTATCAGACCCAGTCGCTGGATGTGCAGCCCACCGACGACGACAGCAGTTCGCGATCGATCCTGGACACGCTCGGCGACGAGGACCCGACCTACGGGTCGATCGACAACACCCTCACCGTCAAGCCGCTGATCGATGCCCTGCCCGAGCGGGAGCGATACGTGCTGACGATGCGGTTCTTCGCCGGGATGACCCAGGAGCAGATCGCGCGCAATCTCAATTGCTCGCAGATGCAGGTATCACGCATCCTGTCCCGGACGCTCAAACAGCTCCGGGAAAAGGCGCTCCGTGATTGA
- a CDS encoding TetR/AcrR family transcriptional regulator produces the protein MRRLGRHREGRPSALRTTDVDWLAGGVRRTVARSRIETAATELFRERGIDRVSIDDVAARAGCSRATVYRHVGGKPELVRIVMSSAARDVADRVAATVAPLRGSRRVVEAVLTSVAAVRSEPALSAFLAGAGATGDHVVATPELRGIATALTGITGDDDAAQWIVRVVLSLLAWPLPDAAAERRMVERFVGPAVARPAGAPPRKV, from the coding sequence GTGAGACGTCTCGGACGACATCGTGAAGGGAGGCCGTCTGCCCTGCGCACCACCGATGTGGACTGGCTGGCGGGCGGAGTGCGGCGAACGGTCGCCCGCTCCCGGATCGAAACCGCCGCCACCGAACTGTTTCGCGAACGCGGGATCGACCGGGTGAGCATCGACGATGTCGCCGCACGGGCCGGTTGCTCCCGGGCCACGGTGTACCGCCACGTCGGTGGCAAACCCGAGCTGGTCCGCATCGTCATGAGTTCCGCGGCGCGCGATGTCGCCGACCGAGTAGCCGCGACGGTGGCTCCCCTGCGCGGATCACGGCGGGTCGTCGAGGCCGTGCTCACCTCGGTGGCCGCGGTCCGCTCCGAACCGGCCCTGTCCGCCTTCCTCGCCGGTGCCGGCGCCACCGGCGATCATGTGGTGGCCACTCCCGAACTCCGGGGGATCGCCACCGCGCTCACCGGGATCACCGGCGACGACGATGCCGCCCAATGGATCGTGCGGGTGGTGCTGTCTCTGCTCGCCTGGCCGCTACCGGACGCCGCCGCCGAACGCCGGATGGTGGAGCGATTCGTCGGTCCCGCGGTCGCCCGGCCGGCGGGGGCACCGCCACGGAAGGTGTGA